CTAAGGTGAACTTCCCGTTCCCGCAAATGTCCGATTACGGTGGAAATGCGACGCTTTTGAGCGACAAGGCTAAAGCCTCCGAAGAGTTGAAGTCCCAGTTTGCTTATTGGCTCAAGACCATGTACAACGAACAGGGCGATGTCGCTGGTGTGCGTTCTGATCCGGGTTCCGATACGTATTTCTCGGAAGGTGTCGGCTACGGCATGCTCCTGATGGTCTACTTTAGCGACAACACCACAAGCTATCAGCCGCAATTCGATAAGATTTGGAACTTCTACAAGAAGATGATGAACGAAAACGGCCTCATGATTTGGAAGGTCGGTAACCTTTCGCAGTCGTGGGATGCGGGTAACGGTGCTGCACTCGATGGCGATATCGATGCCGCTGCCGCCCTTGCAATGGCGTACTACCAGTTTGGCGACGAAAAGTACAAGGAAGACGCTAAAAAGCTCATCCAGTCCATGAAAAAGTCCGAATTTGAATCGAACGGTCTGCATTTGCCAGGCGACAAGTGGGGCGATGCTGCTTTCAACCGCAAGAATCCAGGCTATTTTGACCCTGCCTACATGCCGATTTTTGCCTTGATCGATACGGACAATGCGGATTTCTGGAACAAGACTGCTTACGATGCCAACATGAAACTTTACGAAGCTAGCTCTGCAGAAGTTACGACGGGCCTCATTGATGACTGGACCGACAAAAACGGCAAGAGCGAAGATGACTACTACAGCTATGATGCATCCCGCGCTCCGTGGCGTAATGCAAAGGCGGTCTGCTGGCATGGCGACAAGCGTGCACTTGCTCTCGACAAGAAAATGGCTGAATTTGTCTCTACTGTCAGTGCCG
The Fibrobacter sp. UBA4297 genome window above contains:
- a CDS encoding glycosyl hydrolase family 8, producing the protein MNRLAKLGLAGLFAFGLAQAKVNFPFPQMSDYGGNATLLSDKAKASEELKSQFAYWLKTMYNEQGDVAGVRSDPGSDTYFSEGVGYGMLLMVYFSDNTTSYQPQFDKIWNFYKKMMNENGLMIWKVGNLSQSWDAGNGAALDGDIDAAAALAMAYYQFGDEKYKEDAKKLIQSMKKSEFESNGLHLPGDKWGDAAFNRKNPGYFDPAYMPIFALIDTDNADFWNKTAYDANMKLYEASSAEVTTGLIDDWTDKNGKSEDDYYSYDASRAPWRNAKAVCWHGDKRALALDKKMAEFVSTVSAANMKGPVRRASGELGNDHNSTFVTSLMTALISDAKYQSKLDEYWKEAVALGDENYFNQSLKLLNGLLVSGNMPNLAAATSSQPTSSSSVNPESSSSDATIALDPVVTNAPKMALSGRTLQLNADGYVRVDLISMTGAVLKSFDKNTKGSVSVSLNGVPSGLYVVRVTNAGVTSLKKIKLD